In Nitrososphaerota archaeon, one genomic interval encodes:
- a CDS encoding transposase, which yields MLPVKAIQFRYRASSELDSLFEGFRLMCNDAIRIAFMEKPKSRFKLIESAYFRLKQYGLHTHYLLSACEIAYSVYKNKNRKSSPYVKQAFLKLDNQSYTLNHMLLRIPVRPREFIYLTLQGSDYHFQYIDDPTLKRGSITLGRNSLSIAFSKEVADEIKPLGNVGIDVNERNITTSDTLGVTTAFDTSSVMEVKERYRAIRAKIGRQTRQDVRISQRLYAKYGRREKNRTVQRLHIVSKKIVQQAKEKKLRIIMENLKGIRKLYRKGNGQGALYRGRMNSWTFREVQRQIEYKAAWEGIPVTYVNPRGTSRNCPECGSRVVMLAERKLYCPRCDKTWDRDELASLNIMSKKKMKKMTCVVPQARSSIDEAVKGNEQTVRRTAPILQAEGWKLTLVPKSYQNLKAGSVYLPHRNSHHNPIDMG from the coding sequence TTGCTACCGGTAAAGGCAATTCAGTTCAGATACAGAGCTTCGAGTGAACTTGACTCTCTCTTCGAAGGTTTTCGCTTAATGTGCAACGATGCGATTCGCATCGCGTTCATGGAGAAGCCTAAGAGCAGGTTCAAGCTAATCGAATCAGCCTACTTCCGCCTTAAGCAATACGGGCTTCATACCCACTACCTCTTGTCAGCATGCGAGATAGCCTACTCAGTTTATAAGAACAAGAATAGAAAATCGAGCCCTTATGTTAAACAGGCATTCCTCAAGCTCGATAACCAATCCTACACTCTGAACCATATGCTTCTGAGAATCCCGGTCAGGCCAAGAGAGTTCATCTACCTCACGCTTCAAGGATCAGATTATCATTTCCAGTACATCGATGATCCGACGCTCAAGAGAGGCTCAATTACGCTGGGTCGCAACAGCCTGAGCATCGCCTTCTCAAAAGAGGTTGCTGATGAGATTAAGCCTCTAGGAAATGTTGGTATTGATGTAAATGAGAGGAATATAACAACGTCCGATACACTAGGCGTTACAACCGCATTCGACACATCTAGCGTAATGGAAGTCAAGGAACGTTATAGGGCAATCAGGGCAAAGATAGGACGACAAACAAGACAGGACGTAAGGATTAGCCAGAGACTCTACGCCAAGTATGGAAGAAGAGAGAAGAATAGAACAGTGCAACGACTCCATATCGTGTCGAAGAAGATTGTTCAGCAGGCCAAGGAGAAAAAGCTCCGCATCATCATGGAGAATCTGAAGGGGATAAGAAAACTCTACAGGAAGGGCAACGGCCAAGGCGCATTATATCGTGGACGAATGAACTCATGGACATTCCGTGAAGTTCAACGCCAAATCGAGTACAAAGCAGCATGGGAAGGCATACCCGTAACTTATGTGAATCCGAGAGGCACATCCCGAAACTGCCCAGAATGTGGCTCCCGCGTCGTTATGCTGGCAGAGAGGAAACTCTACTGCCCAAGATGCGACAAAACATGGGATAGGGACGAACTAGCCTCACTAAACATAATGAGCAAGAAGAAGATGAAGAAGATGACCTGCGTGGTTCCGCAGGCTCGGTCATCCATAGATGAAGCTGTGAAGGGGAACGAGCAGACAGTCAGACGAACAGCTCCAATCCTCCAAGCAGAAGGATGGAAGTTAACTCTTGTCCCGAAGAGTTATCAGAACCTAAAAGCGGGTTCTGTATATCTGCCGCATCGAAACAGTCATCATAATCCCATAGATATGGGATAA
- a CDS encoding winged helix-turn-helix domain-containing protein, which translates to MVRLTAPQTYMVITYLLAHQRSSQIEISRAVGASRNLVNHVVKELEAPGIVEQRAKGHLELKDPLRLLEVLSTERPLSRLVVKEIRTEESEVSKVERMVRNAAAVHNGAYALTAFSALSKYIEYYITYPMVHVYSDRPLELSDHITAGRGDVTVQILRPDSEAILRDARQVKEFNVVEPVQVVIDLFCGGGAGRDGAMKLYAAAADLSSSLTVRPRGRDGVTLRRSSEMTG; encoded by the coding sequence ATGGTGAGACTAACAGCTCCACAAACATACATGGTCATCACATATCTGCTCGCGCATCAAAGGAGCTCCCAGATCGAGATCTCAAGAGCGGTCGGGGCATCGAGAAACCTGGTAAACCACGTAGTCAAGGAGCTGGAGGCCCCAGGAATAGTGGAGCAGAGAGCAAAGGGGCATCTGGAACTCAAAGACCCGCTCAGACTGCTAGAAGTCTTGTCAACGGAGCGGCCGCTCTCGAGGCTAGTCGTGAAGGAGATCAGAACTGAGGAATCAGAGGTATCGAAGGTCGAGAGAATGGTGAGAAACGCGGCGGCAGTTCATAACGGCGCCTATGCGCTGACCGCATTTTCTGCTCTTTCCAAGTACATTGAGTACTACATCACCTATCCGATGGTTCACGTCTACTCGGATAGGCCGCTCGAACTCTCAGACCATATCACGGCGGGAAGAGGCGATGTGACGGTCCAGATACTTAGGCCCGATTCGGAAGCAATACTGCGGGACGCAAGACAAGTTAAGGAGTTTAACGTTGTCGAACCAGTGCAGGTTGTGATCGACCTCTTCTGCGGCGGCGGCGCCGGCAGGGACGGCGCCATGAAGCTGTATGCGGCTGCTGCGGATCTCTCATCCTCGCTAACTGTTAGACCGCGAGGCAGAGACGGCGTTACGTTACGAAGATCTAGTGAAATGACAGGATAG
- the merA gene encoding mercury(II) reductase — MEEFDFVIIGSGSAAFAAAIKASEFDAKKVAMIERGTIGGTCVNVGCVPSKRLLTVGETYYYNGHDYKGVEVKSGAVDLESIVKQKDDIVLNLRTAKYSNVVESLPNTKFIKGLAQFISKNQVKVNSQVITGKKFLIATGSTPSIPKIEGIDQGDYLTNVEALSLKDLPETMLIVGGRALALEFAQIYAHLGTEVTLLQRSSRIVPEEEPEISDALRTYLEEEGIIIHTGVSVKKIENRHGSKVITAGVEGRGEKEFEGEQVLMATGRTPNTFGLGLERTGVKLSEEGAILVDDEMKTTAPHIWAAGDVLGKPMLETVAAKEGSIAAENALATSNTKRTMDFSAIPHAIFTMPQVASVGLTDAEAVAKGYQCNCSVLDMSLVPKAQITGDTRGLVKMVIDNETGRILGVHILSALAADIIHEAVLAVNLKLTIDYIIDTVHIFPTMAESIKLVAQSFRKDISKMSCCTD, encoded by the coding sequence ATGGAAGAGTTCGACTTTGTGATAATCGGCAGCGGATCAGCCGCATTTGCTGCCGCCATCAAAGCCTCTGAGTTCGATGCAAAAAAAGTGGCGATGATCGAGCGTGGAACCATAGGCGGAACCTGCGTCAATGTTGGTTGTGTACCCAGCAAACGCCTGCTGACGGTCGGAGAAACCTACTACTATAATGGCCACGACTACAAGGGAGTAGAGGTCAAATCCGGGGCAGTAGATCTCGAATCAATTGTGAAGCAGAAGGATGACATCGTCCTCAATCTAAGAACAGCAAAATACTCGAACGTAGTTGAAAGCCTCCCCAACACCAAATTCATCAAGGGCTTAGCCCAATTCATCTCAAAGAACCAAGTGAAAGTTAACAGCCAAGTAATTACGGGTAAGAAGTTCCTCATTGCAACCGGATCAACACCAAGCATACCCAAAATCGAGGGAATCGACCAGGGGGACTACCTCACCAATGTTGAAGCGCTCAGTCTCAAAGATCTTCCCGAAACTATGCTGATTGTGGGGGGAAGGGCGCTTGCTTTGGAGTTCGCTCAGATATACGCCCATCTAGGAACCGAGGTTACGCTGCTTCAGAGGAGCTCGAGGATAGTACCTGAAGAGGAACCAGAGATATCCGACGCACTGCGAACATATCTTGAGGAAGAAGGCATCATAATACATACAGGTGTATCGGTCAAGAAGATCGAGAACCGACACGGATCTAAAGTGATTACTGCCGGTGTGGAAGGACGGGGAGAAAAAGAGTTCGAAGGGGAACAGGTTTTGATGGCCACTGGAAGAACCCCGAACACATTCGGCTTAGGATTGGAGAGGACAGGCGTCAAGTTGAGCGAGGAAGGAGCGATACTTGTGGATGATGAAATGAAGACTACGGCGCCGCACATCTGGGCCGCAGGAGATGTTCTGGGGAAGCCGATGCTTGAGACGGTTGCAGCCAAGGAAGGCTCGATAGCGGCTGAAAACGCTCTAGCAACATCAAACACCAAGAGGACGATGGATTTCTCCGCCATTCCTCACGCGATATTCACGATGCCTCAAGTCGCCAGCGTCGGTTTAACGGATGCTGAAGCAGTGGCAAAAGGATACCAGTGCAACTGCAGCGTGCTTGACATGTCCCTAGTACCAAAGGCTCAGATTACAGGCGATACCCGCGGCTTGGTGAAGATGGTCATCGACAACGAGACAGGCCGCATACTCGGAGTCCACATCCTGTCCGCACTAGCCGCCGACATCATCCACGAAGCAGTCCTAGCGGTGAATCTCAAACTCACTATCGACTACATAATCGACACGGTCCACATCTTCCCAACAATGGCTGAATCCATCAAACTGGTGGCCCAATCATTCAGAAAAGACATATCTAAGATGAGCTGCTGTACCGATTAA
- a CDS encoding cation transporter: protein MSEQQKKGRKESETGSCCPPKTQEEPDVQNGNEASDKSGTEQQSRWKGFKIGVTSGIIASACCIIPLILVVIFVLAGVGSITAALSFTQYRPYFLSLGTAFLLLSIYLHLKRKHGQFNLTTMRKDARFLLITTTVFAVFFTTTYFFILPGLSQTVYSNLSSSSSASYQEADITTLAGLHEVTLKVCGMTCEGCASAIEYALEEKLGVVKANVTYSEGKGTVIYNSTRITTEEISETITQLGYTAEILQDRVR, encoded by the coding sequence ATGAGCGAACAGCAGAAAAAAGGAAGAAAGGAATCCGAAACCGGCAGCTGCTGCCCTCCGAAGACTCAGGAGGAGCCGGATGTTCAAAATGGAAATGAGGCGTCTGATAAATCCGGCACTGAACAACAATCACGTTGGAAAGGATTCAAGATCGGCGTCACATCTGGAATAATCGCATCTGCCTGCTGCATCATACCCCTCATCTTGGTTGTTATCTTTGTTCTAGCGGGGGTAGGCAGCATCACAGCCGCATTGAGCTTCACGCAGTACAGGCCGTACTTCCTATCACTGGGAACAGCCTTCCTTCTCCTCTCAATCTATCTGCATCTGAAACGGAAACACGGCCAGTTTAACCTCACCACAATGAGAAAGGATGCACGATTCCTTCTGATAACAACCACTGTATTCGCCGTATTCTTCACCACAACATACTTTTTCATCCTGCCCGGTCTGTCACAGACAGTTTACAGCAACCTATCATCGTCATCGTCAGCTTCGTATCAGGAAGCAGACATCACTACGCTTGCGGGCCTGCATGAAGTTACTCTGAAGGTTTGCGGGATGACATGTGAAGGATGCGCATCCGCCATCGAATACGCCCTCGAAGAGAAACTCGGGGTAGTGAAAGCGAATGTGACCTATTCAGAAGGAAAAGGCACAGTCATCTACAACTCTACGCGGATAACAACTGAAGAAATCTCCGAAACAATAACCCAACTGGGTTACACTGCAGAGATACTGCAGGACAGGGTAAGGTGA
- a CDS encoding metalloregulator ArsR/SmtB family transcription factor yields the protein MTELSCEVAKPYALFFKALSSAARIEIINLLQKGPKNSGEISKELGFEQSMVSHHLACLSFCGFVKSKRKGKNKVYSLNDETVAPLLKIVDQHLNSYATNLLECEALKR from the coding sequence ATGACAGAACTGTCATGTGAAGTTGCGAAACCCTATGCATTATTCTTCAAGGCCCTGTCCAGCGCTGCTCGGATTGAGATCATCAACCTGCTGCAGAAAGGCCCGAAAAACAGCGGCGAGATAAGCAAAGAACTAGGCTTTGAGCAGTCAATGGTGTCACACCACCTGGCATGCCTGTCCTTCTGCGGCTTTGTAAAGAGTAAAAGAAAAGGCAAAAACAAGGTATACTCCCTGAATGATGAGACAGTAGCGCCACTGCTGAAGATTGTTGATCAGCACCTGAACAGCTACGCAACCAATCTGCTTGAGTGCGAGGCACTGAAAAGATGA
- a CDS encoding type II secretion system F family protein produces MKIDARVPHLINTLLMSIWSLIGYMLLSAYAGQTDQVYVQFSGAVLIGLGVGGVLASISYVLQHWKKPRILEVRGPRLRKSDKRLLYFVVMILLWFCAYLGYMLVFRFMLEQVVTRTMGLAIIVVIISLTIVLTVFLVKARRRIASAQLSEASTTTTTTTMVVKPVSRGFALRTVSKSPMLSRFAKFLSQSLSQDVIRSGLTVSPYALSSRFLFYTLIALILSIPSAIILAILVHPALILVAAVPVVLLLFPRLRLLSLVGDRRRGAEDEIPFFTTYASIMQSVGLSLYNSLESIVGRSIFRHIEREALMVKRNSEFFFKSQVESLEEAGRTHPNEKMRTLLLGYTSEWRSGGDMAGYLEAKASDFLLDMRFRWQRYASTAGDIGEVMVSLFFILPILVLTAAFIFPAQTVSLMGLIIALVIPLLTVFVFMVVSSMQPKTYDEIHGHTLLSSLVGGAVFFISTTFSLPLWLSLASGLIASTVFYGSSVVAQRREIGMVEKALPQFLRDVTEYKKMGYDVNKAILKIAEENHYNAVFDNLLRNIARQVSMGLRLGEVELVKMHSWLSRVVFFLLGEIVESGGGTASALESLTSFVSHVNRVKSETRSMMRLYEMLTYITPVGLSLSVAFMISLMTTFSNTIAPGAEVGILSQIATVPKALTDLTNLMIVTASMSMALIASRAIDLTAKNSLRIAVNVAIAVVSISLTTAIVQSLMSGLMGVIPPIP; encoded by the coding sequence TTGAAAATTGACGCCAGAGTCCCTCATCTCATCAACACGCTGCTGATGAGCATATGGAGCCTCATCGGCTACATGCTCCTCTCAGCATATGCTGGGCAGACCGATCAAGTCTATGTGCAGTTCTCAGGAGCAGTTCTCATCGGGTTAGGTGTAGGAGGCGTGCTTGCCTCAATCAGCTACGTGTTGCAGCACTGGAAGAAGCCCCGGATCCTTGAGGTGAGAGGCCCTAGGCTTCGAAAGAGTGACAAGAGGCTGCTCTACTTTGTAGTGATGATTCTGCTTTGGTTCTGCGCCTATCTCGGATACATGCTGGTCTTCAGATTCATGCTTGAGCAGGTCGTAACGAGAACTATGGGACTTGCGATAATCGTAGTGATTATCAGTCTAACTATAGTGCTTACTGTATTCCTAGTCAAAGCTCGGCGTAGAATTGCTTCAGCACAGCTTTCTGAAGCGTCAACCACGACTACGACGACTACGATGGTTGTGAAGCCGGTGAGCCGCGGTTTCGCCTTGAGAACAGTATCTAAGAGTCCTATGCTTTCACGTTTCGCTAAGTTTTTGAGCCAGAGCCTTTCCCAAGATGTTATCCGGTCAGGCTTGACCGTAAGCCCCTACGCGCTTTCAAGCCGCTTTCTGTTCTACACGTTAATTGCTCTGATCTTATCGATACCGTCTGCAATCATCCTTGCTATCTTGGTTCACCCAGCTCTGATACTGGTTGCTGCAGTTCCGGTTGTTCTCCTGCTTTTCCCGAGGCTGAGGCTGCTAAGCCTTGTTGGTGACAGGAGGCGTGGTGCTGAGGATGAGATTCCGTTCTTCACCACCTACGCTTCGATAATGCAGAGCGTCGGCCTATCTCTATACAACAGCTTGGAGAGTATTGTGGGGCGCAGCATCTTCAGGCACATTGAGAGGGAGGCGTTGATGGTGAAGAGGAATTCAGAGTTCTTCTTCAAAAGCCAGGTGGAATCTCTCGAGGAGGCTGGGAGAACACATCCAAACGAGAAGATGCGCACCCTCCTGCTGGGATACACGAGCGAATGGCGCTCCGGAGGCGATATGGCTGGTTACCTTGAGGCTAAGGCCAGCGACTTCCTGCTTGACATGCGTTTCCGTTGGCAGAGATATGCTAGTACTGCGGGCGATATTGGTGAGGTGATGGTCAGCCTCTTCTTCATTCTTCCCATTCTGGTCCTTACGGCGGCATTCATCTTTCCAGCCCAGACCGTGTCTTTGATGGGGCTGATCATAGCGCTGGTGATACCGCTTCTAACGGTGTTTGTATTCATGGTTGTCAGCAGCATGCAGCCCAAGACTTACGACGAGATCCACGGGCATACACTCCTGAGTAGTTTGGTGGGTGGAGCAGTTTTCTTCATATCAACCACCTTCTCTTTGCCTCTCTGGCTTTCCCTCGCCTCGGGTTTGATAGCTTCCACAGTGTTCTACGGTTCCTCGGTGGTGGCTCAGAGGAGGGAGATTGGGATGGTGGAGAAGGCTCTACCCCAATTCCTGAGGGATGTGACTGAGTACAAGAAGATGGGTTACGACGTAAACAAGGCTATTTTGAAGATTGCTGAAGAGAACCATTACAACGCTGTATTCGATAATCTGCTCAGAAATATTGCGAGGCAGGTGAGCATGGGCCTGAGGCTTGGCGAAGTAGAACTAGTTAAGATGCATTCTTGGCTCTCAAGAGTAGTATTCTTCCTCCTCGGCGAGATAGTGGAGTCAGGTGGTGGAACAGCATCCGCTCTGGAGTCGCTGACCAGCTTTGTGAGCCATGTGAACCGGGTGAAGAGTGAGACAAGGTCCATGATGAGGCTGTATGAGATGCTCACCTACATTACGCCGGTAGGGCTCTCGCTGTCCGTGGCCTTCATGATTAGTCTGATGACAACCTTCTCCAATACGATAGCTCCTGGAGCTGAGGTAGGGATCCTATCTCAGATAGCTACGGTGCCGAAAGCACTTACTGATCTGACCAACCTGATGATCGTCACGGCATCCATGAGCATGGCGCTAATCGCCAGCAGGGCTATCGACCTGACCGCGAAAAACTCGTTGAGGATAGCGGTGAACGTAGCCATCGCAGTCGTAAGCATATCCTTGACCACCGCGATTGTGCAGAGCCTCATGAGCGGATTGATGGGCGTAATCCCACCAATCCCCTAG
- a CDS encoding type II/IV secretion system ATPase subunit, with the protein MMKKIKIPFLPQHIGGKGEEGVDLRFRAEPLVSVISGEILDQYQVDQAVVYVVEEGDHSRGRYIVSEPTLSEEEHRIYSNIMESLFFSLKPVARIDDPIKYVEGYIWEAAEELGLVDQVEKAYPKYRYFITRDALGYGLIDVPMKDTDIEEISCEGYGRPVAVIHRRFTQYDWLDTNIQFPSEDMLRSFVQKLALKTGKSVTVATPFTDSMTKEGHRVAVTFTSEVTLPGSTFDIRKFPQEPLSIAHLISFNTLPPLMAAYLWMLIEYRGFVMTIGPMGSGKTSTINSLATMIPPSLKVASIEDTPELKLPHAHWQRFKSRRSYSITESRFDVDLMDLTKLSMRYRPDYIILGEVRGEEISALIQAAAIGHGCICSLHAENPEAALVRMSSPPMDVKLAGQMLIWSFLLLNRVKDKHGQVIRRALSSTEVIPQQEGVIQLKRIFEWDPRDDAFRPDEAKKVAEASYRLSELCKLTGWTRNDLVEELEQRKTLLEDLVKEGTLSFSQVTEAIRGFYASRLKEEDDNDSASSRGSSKIEN; encoded by the coding sequence ATGATGAAGAAAATCAAGATCCCATTTCTGCCGCAACACATTGGAGGAAAAGGAGAGGAAGGAGTCGATCTGAGGTTCAGGGCTGAACCCCTCGTCTCAGTAATAAGCGGCGAGATCCTAGACCAGTACCAAGTCGACCAAGCCGTAGTCTACGTCGTGGAGGAGGGCGATCACAGTAGAGGCCGATATATTGTATCGGAACCGACTCTCAGCGAAGAGGAGCACAGGATATACTCAAACATTATGGAGAGCCTCTTCTTCTCACTCAAGCCTGTAGCCAGAATTGATGACCCCATCAAGTATGTTGAAGGCTACATCTGGGAGGCTGCTGAAGAACTAGGTCTAGTCGATCAGGTGGAGAAGGCCTATCCCAAGTACAGGTACTTCATCACAAGAGATGCTCTTGGCTACGGCCTCATCGATGTTCCCATGAAGGATACAGACATTGAGGAGATCAGCTGCGAAGGATACGGCAGACCTGTCGCAGTTATCCACAGGCGCTTCACGCAGTACGACTGGCTCGACACAAACATTCAGTTTCCAAGCGAGGACATGCTGAGAAGCTTTGTTCAGAAGCTGGCGCTAAAGACAGGCAAGAGCGTCACCGTTGCAACTCCATTCACGGACTCGATGACAAAAGAGGGCCACAGAGTAGCAGTCACATTCACCTCGGAGGTTACGCTGCCCGGCAGCACGTTTGACATCAGAAAGTTCCCTCAGGAGCCTCTAAGTATAGCCCATCTGATCAGCTTCAACACTCTTCCGCCGCTGATGGCCGCATACCTCTGGATGCTAATCGAGTACAGAGGTTTCGTGATGACAATCGGGCCAATGGGCTCCGGCAAAACCTCAACCATCAACTCCCTGGCTACTATGATACCGCCAAGCCTGAAGGTTGCCTCCATCGAAGATACGCCCGAACTCAAGCTACCACATGCTCACTGGCAGCGCTTCAAGTCCAGACGCAGCTACTCCATCACAGAGTCAAGATTTGACGTGGACCTCATGGATCTGACGAAACTCTCGATGCGCTACAGGCCCGACTACATCATTTTAGGCGAAGTCAGGGGAGAAGAGATCAGCGCCTTGATTCAGGCTGCAGCTATAGGGCACGGCTGCATCTGTTCGCTGCACGCCGAGAACCCTGAGGCCGCGCTGGTCAGGATGTCTTCTCCGCCTATGGATGTGAAGCTGGCCGGTCAAATGCTGATCTGGAGCTTTCTGCTGCTCAACAGGGTGAAGGACAAGCATGGCCAAGTAATTCGTAGGGCGTTATCGAGCACTGAAGTCATACCGCAGCAAGAGGGCGTAATTCAGCTCAAACGCATATTCGAATGGGATCCACGGGACGATGCATTTAGACCAGATGAGGCAAAGAAGGTAGCTGAAGCAAGCTACAGGCTGAGCGAACTCTGCAAACTGACCGGGTGGACTAGAAACGATCTGGTTGAGGAACTCGAGCAAAGAAAAACCCTGCTGGAAGATCTCGTGAAAGAGGGTACTCTCAGCTTCAGTCAGGTGACTGAGGCCATAAGGGGCTTCTACGCATCTAGACTGAAGGAAGAGGACGATAACGATAGTGCTTCATCGAGGGGGTCGTCAAAGATTGAAAATTGA
- a CDS encoding cation diffusion facilitator family transporter, whose product MENHHAHMVTLGDRKTLTFVLFLTAIYLAVEVVGGLLTNSLALLSDAGHMVSDVGGLAISLVAVTLACQPSTPERPFGLRRVEILAALVNGIVLIAIDIYILYESYQRFLSPQPVQSAEMLAVAVGGLLINLASAKILSRASKRSLNIRSAFIHVIADALGSVGVIAAGILMFFTGIYILDAIAGMLIAIIIIPSIYQILKESSNILLESCPSGVEIYQVKNELRNVQDVKDVHDLHVWSISSGIHSLSVHLVIDSLGQGSEVLRNAKQMLEDKFEINHATIQIEEHCEDELIH is encoded by the coding sequence TTGGAAAACCATCATGCGCACATGGTGACTCTTGGCGACCGCAAAACTCTCACTTTTGTGCTGTTTTTAACCGCAATTTACCTAGCTGTCGAAGTCGTCGGAGGCCTGTTAACCAACAGTCTCGCGCTACTCTCAGACGCTGGGCACATGGTCTCAGATGTAGGCGGATTAGCTATCAGTCTAGTGGCCGTCACATTAGCATGCCAACCATCAACACCTGAGAGACCCTTTGGCCTTCGCCGCGTCGAAATTCTCGCCGCACTAGTCAACGGCATCGTCCTCATCGCAATCGACATCTACATCCTATACGAATCCTATCAACGATTTCTCTCACCTCAGCCGGTTCAGAGCGCCGAAATGCTCGCAGTAGCAGTAGGTGGTCTCTTGATTAACCTAGCCAGCGCGAAGATACTAAGCCGGGCTTCGAAGCGAAGCTTGAACATCCGAAGCGCCTTTATCCACGTTATCGCTGACGCACTCGGCTCAGTAGGTGTAATTGCCGCAGGTATCTTGATGTTTTTCACCGGCATATACATTCTAGACGCTATAGCGGGCATGCTCATAGCCATCATAATAATACCAAGTATCTACCAGATTCTAAAAGAATCCTCAAACATACTCCTAGAATCCTGCCCATCAGGAGTCGAGATATACCAAGTGAAGAACGAACTGAGGAACGTGCAGGACGTCAAAGATGTGCATGACCTACACGTCTGGTCAATCTCCTCTGGAATCCACTCACTCAGCGTACACCTCGTTATCGACAGCCTCGGCCAAGGATCAGAAGTACTACGCAACGCCAAGCAAATGCTCGAAGACAAGTTCGAAATTAACCACGCCACAATCCAAATCGAAGAACACTGCGAAGACGAACTGATACACTAA
- the nikR gene encoding nickel-responsive transcriptional regulator NikR, producing MTVISISLTGDLLNRLDDYVQDKGYSSRSEAIRDSIRQYLSDNDIHRFIHGSITATITVVSEHENHDIDEKLTRLRHEHNNLVTGNMHLHLSEHHCLEVFIAKGEAEDIMNFVGRIRALKDIQQVRYTITSLTT from the coding sequence ATGACTGTAATCAGCATATCCCTCACCGGAGATCTCCTAAACCGATTAGACGATTATGTTCAGGACAAGGGTTATTCAAGCCGATCCGAAGCAATACGCGACTCCATCCGGCAATACTTATCCGACAACGATATACACCGCTTCATTCACGGAAGTATAACCGCTACGATAACCGTGGTCTCCGAGCATGAGAACCATGATATCGATGAAAAACTGACACGACTAAGACACGAGCATAACAACCTAGTCACTGGGAACATGCATCTCCATCTTAGTGAGCATCACTGCCTGGAGGTGTTCATCGCAAAAGGCGAGGCGGAGGACATAATGAACTTCGTCGGAAGAATCCGCGCCCTAAAAGACATCCAGCAAGTCCGATACACCATCACCTCGCTCACAACGTAA
- a CDS encoding cytochrome c3 family protein, whose translation MARNAATMAVIVYIILVFTIASVITFSLANTISVGGLVYRDNSEACASCHNEVPYVAGYKDSPHYKGNVTCMDCHKYKSPNTDAQCLTCHQDYDKSNKTKFMWLSDRITIDAHSKTAHMPARCTTCHIQHQFYLGIPKEDTQSLCRGCHKPYVKK comes from the coding sequence TTGGCGCGCAACGCGGCGACGATGGCGGTCATCGTATACATCATACTTGTCTTCACCATAGCTTCTGTCATCACGTTCTCTCTGGCGAATACGATATCTGTAGGTGGCTTAGTTTACCGAGATAATTCTGAGGCCTGTGCCTCTTGCCATAACGAGGTGCCTTACGTTGCAGGATACAAGGACTCTCCCCACTATAAAGGGAACGTAACCTGCATGGACTGCCACAAGTACAAAAGCCCGAACACTGATGCTCAATGCCTAACCTGCCACCAAGATTATGATAAATCGAATAAGACAAAGTTCATGTGGCTCTCGGATCGCATTACTATAGATGCTCACTCGAAGACTGCGCATATGCCTGCGAGGTGCACAACCTGCCATATCCAGCACCAGTTCTATCTGGGTATTCCAAAAGAAGATACGCAAAGTCTCTGCAGAGGCTGCCATAAGCCGTACGTCAAGAAATAG
- a CDS encoding DUF6114 domain-containing protein yields the protein MSSQGSPGTAFALSLIGGILMLVSGGLSSMWFMSGSQGFGGMMGGGYGGMMGGYGGMMGGFGVPFGFMSGLSLLGLVSGILVIIGALMLNTRPAEHTTWGIIILIFSIISLLGMGGFFIGAILGIVGGALALSWRPSES from the coding sequence ATGAGTTCGCAGGGAAGCCCCGGAACTGCGTTCGCCTTATCGCTGATAGGGGGAATACTGATGCTTGTTAGCGGAGGCTTATCATCCATGTGGTTCATGTCTGGATCACAGGGCTTCGGCGGAATGATGGGGGGTGGATATGGTGGCATGATGGGCGGGTATGGAGGGATGATGGGTGGCTTCGGGGTTCCCTTCGGCTTTATGAGTGGTCTTTCACTCTTAGGATTGGTGTCCGGAATACTCGTGATCATCGGCGCACTGATGCTTAATACGCGCCCCGCAGAGCACACTACATGGGGCATTATCATTCTGATCTTCTCAATAATCAGCCTCCTAGGAATGGGCGGGTTCTTTATCGGCGCGATACTCGGAATCGTAGGTGGCGCCTTGGCGCTGAGCTGGAGACCATCAGAATCCTGA